GGGGCGACCGCTGTCGCGGTGTCAGGAGTGCAGGCCCCAGTGCCCCCGGTGGACGACCTCGGCCGTACCGCGCCTGCGTTCCCCGACGAGGGGGCTCTGCGGGGGAACGTCGTCCGACCGGTAACCGACGGTGATGCCGCCGATCGGCGCGTACTCCTCGGGGATGCCGAACTCGGCCCGGAACGGCTCCAGTTCCTCGGGCATGATCCCGAAGAAGCAGGCGTCCAGCCCCTCGTCGACCGCGGTCAGCAGCATCATCAAGGACGCCATGCCGGTGTCGATGAACCAGTAGGGGGCGGGCCAGCGGGCCTCCGCCCGGTCCTCCCATCCCTTGTCGGCCTCGGCGTAGCGCTCCAGGTAGGCGTTCTTGTGGGCGAGCGGTACGACGACCAGCGGCGCGTCCTGCATGGTCGGCGTCTTCTCCACGCGGGTGGGGACGAAGGGCCAGAAGCGGGCGCGGTCGGCCGGGTCGGTCAGGGCCAGGAACGCCCAGCCCTGCGAGAAGCCGGCGGAGGGCGCGCGCAGCGCGGAGGCGAGGACGCGTTCCACGGCCTCCGGCGTCAGGGGCTTGTCGGAGTAGTGCCGGATCATGCGGCGGCGACGGACCACCTCGGAGAATTCCATGGCGTCCGATCCTGCCACCGTCGGCCCTCTCCCCGGCAGGGTGCCGTCAGGATCTTCCGGGCCGGGTGCCGTCCGGGCCTCCCCGGCAGGGCGGGGACCGGATCGGCTAGCGTCGGCGGCATGACCAGCGACACGGCCGGCCGCCCGGCCCGCGACACCCCCCGTACCTTCGCCGAGGCGCTCTCCCGCGGCACGGTCGTGCTCGACGGCGGCATGTCCAACCAGCTGGAGTCGGCCGGGCACGACCTGAGTGACGCCCTGTGGTCGGCACGGCTGCTGGCGGAGCGGCCCGAGGCGGTCGTCGAGGCACACCTCGCCTACTACGAGGCGGGCGCGGACGTCGCGATCACCGCCAGTTACCAGGCGACGTTCGAGGGTTTCGCGCGGCGCGGCATCACGCACGAGCGGGCGGCCGAGCTCCTCGCCCTGAGCGTCGGGTCGGCGCGCGAGGCGGCCCGGCGCGCACACACCGAGGGCGTCACGCGCCCGCTGTGGGTGGCGGCGTCGGTCGGTCCGTACGGGGCGATGCTCGCGGACGGTTCGGAGTACCGGGGGCGGTACGGGCTGAGCGTCGACGAGCTGGAGCGGTTCCACCGCCCGCGCCTGGAGGTGCTGGCCGCCGCGGGGCCCGACGTGCTGGCCCTGGAGACGGTCCCGGACTCGGACGAAGCGCTGGCCCTGCTGCGGGGGGTGCGCGGGCTCGGTGTCCCGGCCTGGCTGTCGTACAGCGTCTCCGGTGACCGGACGCGGGCCGGACAGCCGCTGGAGGAGGCGTTCGCACCGGCCGCCGAGGCGGACGAGATCGTCGCGGTCGGGGTCAACTGCTGCGCGCCCGAGGACGTGGAAGCGGCGGTCGCCGTCGCGGCCCGCGTGACCGGCAAGCCCGTCGTGGTCTATCCGAACAGCGGCGAGGCCTGGGACGCCGAGGCCCGCGCCTGGAACGGCAGTTCGTCGTTCACGGCCGGTCAGGTGGCCGGGTGGGAGCGGGCCGGGGCGCGGCTCGTCGGCGGGTGCTGCCGGGTGGGTCCGGAGGCGATCGCGGGGATCGCGACAGCGGTGCGGGGCGACTGAGCGCGGTCGACGCGGGGGCGCCCGCCCTCGTCCGTACGGCCCTCCCGACCCCGGCTCCTCCTGAGGTGGCCCGCACCTCAGGGCCGGTCATCGGCCGGTGCCGCCCACCGGCGTGACCCGCGGCGCCTCACTCCGCACGGCCGCCCGATGCCGCCACCGTCCACCGGCACGGCCCGCGGCTCCCCACCGCTCACGGGCGACCTGTGCCGGTGCCGCCCTCGGGGGCGTCCCGCGTGCCCGGCCTGCGGAAGCGCCGGACGACGGACAGGGGGGCCGCCGTGCGGGTCGTCGTGGAGAAGGTCCGGTGGGCCGGGGTTCCGGGTTCGGGGGGTGCGTCCGCGAGCTCGGCCGGGCGCGGGGAGGGCCGCGCGGCGTCCTCCTCCCACAGGGCCAGTTCGCGGTCGCGCGGGCCGTGCACGGTGTGCGGGTCGCCGGCACCGAAGATCCGGACCGGATGCGAGCTGTCCCAGGCCTCCCACCCCGGATCGCCGTCGACGGCGAACCGCACCCACGCCCCGTGCATGGCGTCCGCGAGTTCCTGCGGGGCCCCCTCGCCCGCGAGCTTCTCCGACTCGGGCACGTCGGGGGTGTCGAAGACGAAGCCCAGTTCCAGGGCGTGGCAGGCGCCGAGGTCCGGCACGTTGGACGGCCAGGCGAACTCGTAGACGTACGCCGGAGCCCGCGGGACGCCTCGGGTGTCCGCGTCGAGGGCGGCGGTGGGCCGGCCGTCGCGGGCGTCGGCGAGGCGGTGCAGCGGGACCCGCAGGATGTGGTCGGTGACCATCTGGCCCACGAGATCGGCGGTGCCCGCTTCCGGGTGGAGGGCTCGGTAACCCCGGGGGACCTCGTGCCCGCAGTGGCAGCGGGCCCTGGCTCCGGCCAGGGCGACCGGGCCGAGACGGTCCACGCGTTCCAGGAGGCCGCCCGGCACGAGCCACAGCCGGTACTCGTCGCGGGTCCAGCCGAGGAGGAGGCCGACGTCCGGCGCGGCGCCCTCGACGAGGGCCTCCAGCGGGTCGCGGGGGACGAGGTCGCCGTCGACGACGATGCCGAAGGCGGGACCGCCGAGGACGGGGCTGCTGAGCCGGCCCACCTCGGCCTGGGTGCGCAGGAGAAGGTCGCGGTCGACGGCGGCGAACGCCTCGGCCGTCGCCGGGATCTTCAGCCGGGTGGCCATCCTGCGCACCATCCGGCGCACCTTGTCCCGGTCGCTCGCCTCGGG
The window above is part of the Streptomyces sp. NBC_01428 genome. Proteins encoded here:
- the mmuM gene encoding homocysteine S-methyltransferase; this encodes MTSDTAGRPARDTPRTFAEALSRGTVVLDGGMSNQLESAGHDLSDALWSARLLAERPEAVVEAHLAYYEAGADVAITASYQATFEGFARRGITHERAAELLALSVGSAREAARRAHTEGVTRPLWVAASVGPYGAMLADGSEYRGRYGLSVDELERFHRPRLEVLAAAGPDVLALETVPDSDEALALLRGVRGLGVPAWLSYSVSGDRTRAGQPLEEAFAPAAEADEIVAVGVNCCAPEDVEAAVAVAARVTGKPVVVYPNSGEAWDAEARAWNGSSSFTAGQVAGWERAGARLVGGCCRVGPEAIAGIATAVRGD
- a CDS encoding nitroreductase family protein, whose protein sequence is MEFSEVVRRRRMIRHYSDKPLTPEAVERVLASALRAPSAGFSQGWAFLALTDPADRARFWPFVPTRVEKTPTMQDAPLVVVPLAHKNAYLERYAEADKGWEDRAEARWPAPYWFIDTGMASLMMLLTAVDEGLDACFFGIMPEELEPFRAEFGIPEEYAPIGGITVGYRSDDVPPQSPLVGERRRGTAEVVHRGHWGLHS
- a CDS encoding carboxylesterase/lipase family protein, translated to MVVDAVESAETKDPVVATPHGRVRGRYENGIAVFRGIPYAAPPFGPHRFRPPVPPEPWDGVRDAGVFGPTPPKPPYSEAFGRLLSDPVVPGDDCLNLNVWTPAPDPAARLPVMVWIHGGALTRGSSAVPVYDGRAFARDGVVFVSINYRLGVEGYGLFPDAPANPGLRDQLAALEWVRASVAAFGGDPDRVTVFGESAGAISIGALLASPRAQGLFHRAVLQSGPPEASDRDKVRRMVRRMATRLKIPATAEAFAAVDRDLLLRTQAEVGRLSSPVLGGPAFGIVVDGDLVPRDPLEALVEGAAPDVGLLLGWTRDEYRLWLVPGGLLERVDRLGPVALAGARARCHCGHEVPRGYRALHPEAGTADLVGQMVTDHILRVPLHRLADARDGRPTAALDADTRGVPRAPAYVYEFAWPSNVPDLGACHALELGFVFDTPDVPESEKLAGEGAPQELADAMHGAWVRFAVDGDPGWEAWDSSHPVRIFGAGDPHTVHGPRDRELALWEEDAARPSPRPAELADAPPEPGTPAHRTFSTTTRTAAPLSVVRRFRRPGTRDAPEGGTGTGRP